A window from Anomalospiza imberbis isolate Cuckoo-Finch-1a 21T00152 chromosome 8, ASM3175350v1, whole genome shotgun sequence encodes these proteins:
- the KAZALD1 gene encoding kazal-type serine protease inhibitor domain-containing protein 1, with protein sequence MSEAKPLSISCLVFSLLSLHWALLQLGQAFPSTSDYLQRGWQRLLEEGEGCTECQPEECPMPRGCLAGTVRDACDCCWECANLEGQICDLDNTNHFYGKCGEHLECRLDAGDLRHGEVPEPQCACLSHLALCGSDGKTYAQICRFLEAAHAHPDANLTVAHEGPCEAEPQITSPPYDTWNVTGQDVIFGCEVFAYPMASIEWRKDGTEMLLPGDDPHISVQFRGGPQKYEVTGWLQIQGVRVTDEGTYRCFARNRIGEVVALASLTVFTPDQLNLTDFSVLKSRMTPEDYRESEEDYY encoded by the exons ATGTCTGAAGCCAAGCCCCTCAGCATCTCTTGCCTTGTgttttccttgctttccttgcaCTGGGCTTTGctccagctgggccaggctTTTCCCAGCACCTCTGACTACCTCCAGCGGGGCTGGCAACGGCTGCTGGAGGAAGGGGAGGGCTGCACTGAGTGCCAGCCCGAGGAGTGCCCGATGCCACGTGGGTGCCTGGCAGGCACAGTGCGGGATGCCTGTGACTGTTGCTGGGAATGTGCCAACCTGGAGGGACAGATCTGTGACCTGGACAACACCAACCACTTCTACGGCAAGTGTGGGGAGCACCTGGAGTGCCGGTTGGATGCTGGGGACTTACGTCACGGAGAGGTGCCCGAGCCCCAGTGTGCTTGCCTCTCCCACCTGGCCCTCTGCGGCTCTGACGGCAAAACTTACGCCCAGATCTGCAGGTTCCTGGAGGCTGCCCATGCTCACCCCGATGCCAACCTCACTGTGGCCCATGAAGGTCCCTGCGAGGCAG AGCCTCAGATCACCTCTCCTCCCTATGACACGTGGAACGTCACCGGGCAGGATGTCATCTTCGGCTGCGAGGTCTTCGCCTACCCCATGGCATCCATTGAGTGGAGGAAGGATGgcacagagatgctgctgcctggagatGACCCCCACATCTCTGTCCAG TTCAGAGGTGGCCCCCAGAAATATGAAGTGACAGGCTGGCTCCAGATCCAGGGTGTGCGGGTGACGGATGAGGGCACATACCGCTGCTTCGCCAGGAACAGGATCGGGGAGGTGGTGGCACTGGCCAGCCTGACCGTCTTCACTCCGG ACCAACTCAACCTGACAGACTTCTCCGTGCTGAAGTCCCGCATGACACCTGAGGACTACAGGGAGAGTGAGGAGGACTACTACTAG